From the genome of Argentina anserina chromosome 4, drPotAnse1.1, whole genome shotgun sequence, one region includes:
- the LOC126790325 gene encoding probable serine/threonine-protein kinase WNK9 has protein sequence MNGVIASDEDYPEFVEVDPTGRYGRYNEILGRGASKTVYRAFDEYEGIEVAWNQVKLYEFLRHPEDLERLYREIHLLKTLNHNHIMKFCTSWVDTENRNINFVTEMFTSGTLRQYRLKHKKVNIRAVKHWCRQILKGLNYLHSHDPPVIHRDLKCDNIFINGNQGEVKIGDLGLAAVLRKSHADCCVGTPEFMAPEVYEEEYNELVDIYSFGMCILEMVTFEYPYSECSHPAEIYKKVINGKKPESLYKVKDPEVRRFVDKCLASASHRLSAKELLKDPFLQIDDYGSDLRPIDYHRDLYEVGPLIRQPYSEVHQSNSSVSNGYANYLGYEPENDLDYHPDDYRMSEIDLFTQEDEHLGDIDLTIKGRRREDDGIFLRLRIADKEGRIRNIYFPFDIENDTALSVATEMVAELDITDQDVIKIADMIDGEIAALVPEWKMGPGIEESPQCSNASICQNCASYGSILDYASPTSPGFKHLQVLQCSKHGSAAVHGRFEEITYQVEGSEQCPKESGPLGTSSHSNDLQYADIWAQRDGPESSSQGSRDIPCDENHETKDVTNFEREEKIITMDNASNSKIRDSPLSEQHSTTSDALDDYENELRQELRWLKATYQMQLRGIRDQQLGIASSLSPVSDHSEHRESNGSLIPFLSPKQVKEKRQPSLRSFSSGKAFNSYFPEDAEKKNLENSGVRNSEAIEGAYYSPEQFVTAKSYYIGSLLPQSLHRATSLPVDAIDV, from the exons ATGAATGGTGTTATTGCTTCTGATGAGGACTACCCAGAGTTTGTTGAGGTTGATCCTACTGGAAGATATGGAAGA TATAATGAAATTCTGGGCCGAGGAGCTTCAAAGACAGT ATATAGAGCCTTTGATGAGTATGAAGGGATTGAAGTGGCATGGAACCAAGTGAAGCTTTATGAGTTTCTGCGGCACCCTGAAGACCTTGAGAGGCTCTACCGGGAAATTCATCTCCTCAAGACCTTAAACCATAATCACATCATGAAGTTTTGCACTTCTTGGGTTGATACTGAAAACAGGAACATTAATTTTGTCACAGAGATGTTTACTTCTGGTACACTGAGGCA GTATAGACTAAAGCACAAGAAGGTTAATATCAGAGCAGTGAAGCATTGGTGTAGGCAAATTTTGAAAGGGCTTAACTATCTTCACAGCCATGACCCCCCGGTGATTCACAGGGATCTCAAGTGTGACAACATTTTCATTAATGGGAACCAAGGTGAAGTCAAGATTGGTGATCTTGGCCTTGCTGCTGTTCTCCGAAAATCCCACGCGGATTGCTGTGTTG GAACACCAGAATTCATGGCTCCTGAGGTTTATGAAGAGGAATACAATGAGTTAGTTGACATCTATTCTTTTGGGATGTGCATCTTAGAGATGGTTACCTTTGAATATCCGTATAGTGAATGCAGCCATCCTGCTGAAATCTACAAGAAAGTTATCAAT GGAAAAAAACCAGAATCCTTATACAAAGTGAAAGATCCTGAGGTGCGAAGATTTGTTGATAAATGCTTAGCATCTGCATCTCATAGGCTCTCAGCTAAGGAGCTTTTGAAAGATCCTTTTCTGCAGATTGATGATTATGGTTCTGATCTGAGGCCAATAGATTATCACCGAGATCTGTATGAAGTTGGGCCACTGATAAGGCAACCTTACTCTGAAGTACATCAAAGTAATAGTTCTGTGAGCAATGGCTATGCAAATTATCTTGGTTATGAACCTGAAAATGATTTGGATTACCATCCAGATGATTACAGAATGAGCGAAATTGACCTCTTCACTCAAGAGGATGAGCATCTGGGAGATATTGACCTCACAATCAAAGGGAGACGGAGAGAAGATGATGGCATCTTCTTAAGGCTCAGAATTGCAGATAAAGAAG GCCGCATTCGGAACATCTACTTCCCATTTGATATTGAAAATGACACAGCATTGAGTGTTGCTACAGAAATGGTTGCTGAGCTTGATATCACAGACCAAGATGTGATTAAAATAGCAGATATGATTGATGGTGAAATTGCTGCTTTAGTACCAGAGTGGAAGATGGGACCTGGTATAGAAGAAAGTCCTCAGTGCAGTAATGCAAGTATCTGTCAAAATTGTGCTTCCTATGGTTCCATTCTGGATTATGCATCACCAACCAGTCCAGGTTTTAAGCACCTTCAAGTTCTTCAGTGTTCTAAACATGGATCTGCTGCTGTTCATGGCCGGTTTGAAGAGATTACATATCAGGTGGAAGGATCAGAACAATGTCCTAAAGAATCAGGTCCGCTGGGAACATCAAGCCATTCTAATGATTTGCAGTACGCTGATATCTGGGCTCAACGAGATGGACCCGAGTCAAGCTCACAAGGTTCAAGAGATATTCCTTGTGATGAAAATCACGAGACTAAGGATGTGACTAACTTTGAAAGGGAAGAGAAGATTATAACTATGGACAATGCGAGCAACTCCAAAATACGAGACTCTCCTCTTTCAGAACAACATTCAACAACCTCTGATGCATTAGATGATTACGAGAATGAGCTTCGTCAAGAACTAAGATGGCTCAAAGCAACATATCAAATGCAGTTGAGGGGGATTAGGGATCAACAGCTGGGAATTGCCTCAAGCTTAAGTCCGGTTTCTGATCACTCGGAGCATAGGGAATCTAATGGATCATTAATACCTTTCCTTTCACCTAAGCAGGTGAAAGAGAAGAGACAACCTTCCCTAAGATCATTTTCTTCTGGGAAAGCTTTCAATTCATATTTTCCGGAAGatgcagaaaagaaaaatttggaaaattcAGGTGTCCGGAATAGTGAGGCAATTGAAGGGGCTTATTACAGTCCTGAACAATTCGTCACTGCAAAGAGTTACTATATAGGATCATTGCTTCCTCAGTCTCTTCATAGGGCTACTTCTCTACCAGTGGATGCTATAGATGTTTAA